Proteins from a genomic interval of Clostridium scatologenes:
- the fliF gene encoding flagellar basal-body MS-ring/collar protein FliF codes for MGKLSQIFKNLIEKWKGLSKKKKIAFGIIFTAAIGALIYLGIYFGSTKYDVLFSNMSSTDSAAVYKQLQADKVNAKVQGSSILVPKDQVDKLRMQMLSEVNMTNGSQGFELLDKTKLGSTDAEMKINYQRALQGELERTIKGIPEIQNARVSLVLPDDTQFVKDTQPGSASVTLQMKQGQKLNSDQVRALVALISGSVKNVPKENVQIIDDKLNLLSKDIFNDKKDITSDSTTSAEKQQQLKKEYEKELEKKLSNMLEAVYGKDKVKVKVNADLDFDAVQQDSTTYDPKSVVVSEHNVKDTSTGQGNTASSSPVDNNMSNTATTNNGNGSSTHDESTKNYDVSEVKQKTIKAPGAVKRLTASVALDGNVDPTTKTSINNLAVSAIGYDAKRGDTINVEGLPFDTTIKDQAKKDLDAMNKAADQAKKNKTYIMFGILAAVILGAAIALFLWRRKKREEEEDLFDDETGGIDVLVGDEMEPTKQQFKFKPVDFEEENEQTHMENEIKNYAKEKPDQVADIVKSWLAEDER; via the coding sequence ATGGGTAAGCTATCACAAATTTTTAAAAATTTAATAGAAAAATGGAAGGGCTTAAGTAAAAAAAAGAAGATAGCTTTTGGAATAATTTTCACAGCAGCTATAGGTGCTTTAATATATCTAGGTATATACTTTGGTTCAACAAAATATGATGTTTTATTTTCTAATATGAGTTCTACAGATTCTGCTGCAGTTTATAAGCAATTACAAGCTGATAAGGTTAATGCAAAAGTTCAAGGCAGTTCTATATTAGTACCTAAGGATCAAGTCGATAAATTGAGAATGCAAATGTTGTCAGAAGTTAATATGACTAATGGAAGCCAAGGGTTTGAACTTTTAGATAAAACGAAATTAGGATCTACGGATGCCGAAATGAAAATAAATTATCAAAGGGCTCTCCAAGGAGAGTTAGAGAGAACCATAAAGGGTATTCCGGAAATACAAAATGCTAGAGTAAGTCTTGTACTTCCAGATGATACACAATTCGTTAAAGATACTCAACCAGGAAGTGCTTCTGTAACTTTGCAGATGAAACAAGGACAAAAGTTAAATTCTGATCAGGTAAGAGCTTTAGTAGCTTTAATATCAGGAAGTGTTAAGAATGTACCTAAAGAAAATGTACAAATAATTGATGATAAGTTAAATTTACTTTCTAAAGATATTTTTAATGATAAAAAGGATATAACCAGTGATTCTACCACTTCAGCAGAAAAACAGCAGCAGTTAAAGAAGGAATATGAAAAAGAGTTAGAAAAGAAGCTTTCTAATATGCTGGAGGCTGTTTATGGCAAAGATAAAGTTAAAGTTAAAGTTAATGCTGATTTGGATTTCGATGCGGTACAGCAAGATTCCACTACATATGATCCTAAAAGTGTTGTAGTAAGTGAACATAATGTAAAAGATACTTCTACGGGACAAGGAAATACAGCTTCTAGCAGTCCTGTAGATAATAATATGAGTAATACTGCAACTACTAACAATGGAAATGGTTCATCAACGCATGATGAAAGCACTAAAAATTATGATGTGTCAGAAGTAAAACAAAAAACTATAAAAGCACCAGGTGCAGTTAAAAGATTGACAGCATCTGTAGCTTTGGATGGAAATGTAGATCCTACTACTAAAACCTCAATAAATAACTTGGCAGTTTCAGCTATAGGTTACGATGCTAAAAGAGGAGATACTATAAATGTAGAGGGACTTCCTTTTGATACTACAATAAAGGATCAAGCTAAAAAAGATTTGGATGCTATGAATAAAGCAGCTGATCAAGCTAAGAAAAATAAAACTTATATAATGTTTGGAATTTTAGCAGCAGTAATACTTGGTGCAGCCATAGCTCTATTCTTGTGGAGAAGAAAGAAGAGAGAAGAAGAAGAAGATTTATTTGATGATGAAACTGGCGGAATTGATGTACTTGTAGGAGATGAAATGGAACCTACAAAACAACAATTTAAATTTAAGCCTGTAGATTTTGAAGAAGAAAATGAACAGACACATATGGAAAATGAAATAAAGAACTATGCAAAGGAAAAGCCAGATCAAGTTGCAGATATTGTAAAATCATGGCTAGCAGAAGATGAGAGGTGA
- the fliE gene encoding flagellar hook-basal body complex protein FliE: MRINEFVPDSKIFQEIGIGNNDKNGNAETQSIGFGEFLKGKLDDVNAKQIKSEDTTESFIKGDETNIHKVMLDTEEAKMSLELAVQIRNKFVEAYQELNRTQL; encoded by the coding sequence ATGAGAATAAATGAATTTGTTCCTGATAGTAAGATTTTTCAGGAAATAGGAATTGGTAATAATGATAAAAATGGAAATGCAGAAACTCAATCAATTGGATTTGGAGAATTTTTAAAAGGAAAATTGGATGATGTAAATGCCAAGCAAATAAAATCAGAAGATACTACTGAAAGCTTTATAAAAGGTGATGAAACAAATATACATAAAGTTATGTTGGATACTGAAGAAGCAAAGATGTCATTAGAACTTGCAGTCCAAATTAGGAATAAGTTCGTGGAGGCCTATCAGGAATTAAATAGGACACAGTTATAG
- the flgC gene encoding flagellar basal body rod protein FlgC — MIKAFNNLRISASGLSAERLRMDTIASNIANVDTTRGANGQPYRRKIAVFQENLNTQLNKQNGQYEQTPLGVKAVGIVDDQSPLRRVYDPSNPDADAQGYVSKPNVNILNEMADMMVATRAYEANIDAINSEKTMFSKALEIGR; from the coding sequence ATGATTAAAGCATTTAATAATCTAAGAATAAGTGCCAGTGGACTTTCAGCAGAAAGGCTTAGAATGGATACAATAGCGTCTAATATAGCTAATGTAGATACTACTAGAGGTGCCAATGGACAACCTTATAGAAGAAAAATTGCAGTTTTTCAAGAAAATTTAAATACACAGTTAAATAAGCAGAATGGACAGTATGAGCAAACTCCTCTTGGAGTAAAGGCTGTTGGAATTGTAGATGATCAATCTCCGCTTAGAAGAGTTTATGACCCATCTAATCCTGATGCAGATGCTCAAGGATATGTATCTAAACCAAATGTAAATATTTTGAATGAAATGGCAGATATGATGGTAGCTACAAGAGCTTATGAAGCTAATATAGATGCTATTAATTCTGAAAAAACTATGTTTTCAAAAGCTCTAGAAATTGGAAGGTAG
- the flgB gene encoding flagellar basal body rod protein FlgB, translated as MNIGNISKDQEVYNLIKKGLDASTERSKAIGNNIANINTKGYKRKYVTFEESLQSNMNDLDLKTTDDKHIKLQGNYGEINTKTDNSTSMNEDGNNVDIENEKTNQAANALMYMALLNQVNSRLTSEKYVISGK; from the coding sequence TTGAATATAGGGAATATTTCTAAAGATCAGGAAGTTTATAATTTGATAAAGAAGGGGCTAGATGCTTCCACAGAAAGAAGCAAGGCAATAGGAAATAACATTGCCAACATAAATACAAAGGGATACAAAAGAAAATATGTAACTTTTGAAGAATCTTTGCAAAGCAATATGAATGATTTAGATTTGAAAACTACAGATGATAAACATATTAAGTTACAAGGGAATTATGGAGAAATAAATACAAAGACAGATAACTCTACTAGTATGAATGAAGATGGAAATAATGTAGATATAGAAAATGAAAAAACAAATCAAGCTGCAAATGCACTTATGTATATGGCTCTACTAAATCAGGTTAATAGTAGATTAACTTCAGAAAAATATGTTATTAGTGGAAAATAA
- a CDS encoding flagellin produces the protein MRLNHNSASLSVYTAYSKSLKSQSLAMGRISSGYKVNSAKDSPNGIADSERIRMQVRGLQMAARNSQDGISMLQTAESGLNEMTSMLQRIRELVVQSGSGSNNPGDKQIVQNEIDQMIEGMDNIANNTEFNGLKLLGQEKDLKMSVGANVGESIIIPQRDVTSANLRTSDGKSLSQLKSGEIYSITGGSNIDNALGIIDQSLNSIVSIRSQYGALENRFQESFSDSTEMADRLDMADGGIRDSDVAEEMINYSKSSILVQAGNAMMVQTNKLPQDALKILENVRSK, from the coding sequence ATGAGATTAAATCATAATTCAGCATCACTAAGTGTGTATACAGCTTATTCAAAATCATTGAAGAGCCAAAGTCTTGCAATGGGAAGAATATCTTCAGGATATAAAGTAAATAGTGCTAAGGATAGTCCTAATGGTATTGCTGATAGCGAGAGAATAAGAATGCAAGTAAGAGGACTTCAAATGGCAGCAAGAAACTCTCAAGATGGCATTAGTATGCTTCAAACGGCTGAGAGTGGATTAAACGAAATGACTTCAATGCTTCAAAGAATAAGAGAACTTGTAGTACAATCAGGTAGTGGCTCAAATAATCCAGGGGATAAACAAATTGTTCAGAATGAAATTGATCAAATGATAGAAGGAATGGATAATATAGCTAATAATACTGAATTTAATGGATTAAAGCTTTTAGGTCAGGAAAAGGATTTAAAAATGTCAGTTGGTGCCAATGTAGGAGAGAGTATTATCATACCTCAAAGGGATGTAACTTCTGCAAATTTAAGAACTTCAGATGGTAAAAGTTTATCGCAATTAAAATCTGGTGAAATATATAGCATAACTGGAGGCAGTAATATTGATAATGCATTAGGCATTATAGACCAATCTCTAAATAGTATAGTATCTATAAGAAGTCAGTATGGTGCACTAGAAAATAGATTTCAAGAAAGTTTTAGTGATTCAACTGAGATGGCTGATAGATTAGATATGGCAGATGGTGGAATACGTGATTCGGATGTAGCTGAAGAAATGATTAATTATAGTAAATCAAGTATACTTGTACAGGCAGGAAATGCTATGATGGTTCAAACAAATAAATTACCACAAGATGCATTAAAGATACTTGAAAATGTAAGAAGTAAATAA
- a CDS encoding hydrolase, which produces MKKIIGKAVFILVFIMTCCVSYGALSVSAAEDFNDMGNRAISDINKVWTLQFRAPVDISSLSNNVSMQDLTDGGYVNVTISAGDNENLAKVNPPSGGYKMSHKYKLTIWKNTKSKKGENLPRSVVLNFNLTSKNNNEYTASANVLVAQAIPEIKKITISTNLPSVSKYKIYGNKNFFNIGDTCASLVAGNTVEVYLYDNKENLLGTSILNVSSTQNNINMNITLAD; this is translated from the coding sequence TTGAAAAAAATTATAGGAAAAGCTGTTTTTATTTTAGTCTTTATAATGACTTGTTGTGTTTCTTATGGTGCTTTAAGTGTTTCAGCAGCAGAAGATTTTAATGATATGGGAAATAGAGCTATAAGTGATATAAATAAGGTTTGGACGCTGCAATTTAGAGCACCAGTAGATATTAGTTCATTAAGTAATAATGTTAGTATGCAAGATCTTACAGATGGAGGATATGTTAATGTTACTATTTCGGCAGGAGATAACGAGAATTTAGCAAAGGTTAACCCGCCTTCAGGTGGCTATAAAATGTCACATAAATATAAATTAACTATATGGAAAAATACTAAATCTAAAAAAGGAGAAAATTTACCCAGATCTGTAGTACTAAATTTTAATTTAACGTCTAAAAATAATAATGAATATACTGCTTCAGCTAATGTACTAGTTGCTCAGGCTATTCCTGAAATTAAGAAAATAACTATATCTACAAATTTACCTTCTGTTTCCAAATATAAAATATATGGAAATAAAAACTTTTTTAATATTGGAGATACTTGTGCTTCATTAGTAGCAGGAAATACAGTAGAAGTTTATTTATATGATAATAAGGAAAATTTACTTGGAACTTCTATATTAAATGTAAGTTCTACACAGAATAATATTAACATGAATATAACTTTAGCAGATTAA